The Marinihelvus fidelis DNA segment GCAGCACGGCGACCAGCTCAATGCCCAGTTCCAGCGCCACCTCGGCGGCGAGCTGGTCAGCACCCGTGGCCAGACCACTCAGCAATTCGAGTTCGATATCCGGGAAGGACTGGCTGAGCGACTGAATCCAGGACTTCAACGAGGCCCGCATGTTTTCCTCTTCGGCAACCAGGAGGTCCCTGTGCCCGGTTACGCCGATGGTCAGGCGCATGAGGCTACGATTCGCACAGACCTTCCATGTGGCAGAAATCCAGATACATCGGGTGACGATACCCCCTTTCTGCCAGGTACTCGGCGTGGCGGACGGCGACACTCCGTCGCCCCTGGATTACCGCCAAACGGGTGGCGACATCCACGTCGCGACAGTCCCCGGATTCCGGGTTGGGCCGAATTCCCAATGCGGCAATCTCCGGGAACGCGCTTTCGAGCGGCTCCTCGACGTAGACCTTCCACGCCCATCTTGCGGTGATGAACTCTCTAATCTCTTTGGCATCCAGTTCACGTTCTCCAAGCAACTCACTGAATCCGGAAAACGTGCTGGCGAGCCAGAGCCGTGCTTCTTCGTTGCGCCCCAGCCCCCCACTGATCAGGCCCGCGCGCAGTCTCAACTCGATCGGCACACGGTCTTCACCTTCCCCTTCCGCACTGGTATCCAGCTTTGAAGTCTCGATCAACGCCAGGTAACTGGACAGCCCTTCTTCCGCCCGTCCGGTCCAGACATCAATATCGGCCAGCCTCATGCGGTGCCTGTTGATATTGGAAACCAGCGCCTTGTTGGTCGGGTCCGTGATGAGCATGGCCTGCATGACACTGTCTGCTTGCTCGACCAGGGATCTCGCCCCTTCGATGTTACCGGCCATCAACTCCAGGCTCGAAGCACCGAAGTAGCGATAGGCCAACTGTCTTTTCAGGAAGTTGTTCGCCGGCTCTGCGCCAGAGGCCCGGGCCGCGTTCCGTACGGCCTCATCGTGCGCCTCCCTTGCCAGGGAGTACTCGCAGCTCAGGGTCCGGGCTTCTGCGAGCCAGGACATGAGCGTGGAATAGTGTCCAACGATATCGTTCCGGTCGGTTGCGACCATGACCGTGTCGGCCGTACTCACCGCTTCTTCGATCAGTTGAGCGGCACTGCGAGCCTTACTCGCGTCCGTGCTCATTTCCAGGATAGCCAGGTTCTGTAAAGCCCAGACATGCTCCATCCGGTACTCGAGATCATCCGGCACGAGTGCAGACAAGCGCCTTGCAACCTGTTCGTAGGCCTCGGCAGGCCCCCTCGCCGCAGCAAAATCATCAGCGATGAAAGGCACCAGCCCTTCAAAAAAGTGCGCCTGCGAAAGCTCAAAAACGATGTTCGCGGTGTCCGGGTGCCACTGGTCAAGCTGTTCCAGGAGTTCCCTCGATTGCCGGAAATAACTCAAGGCCTCTTCCGGCCGGCCCTGTTGGCGGTTGACCGAGCCCATCTGGCGCAGAATCAGCGCGACCTGGGTCGCTGACTCCGGTGTCAGCTTCCGTGGGTCGAGGCCCTCGTATGCATCCAGCACCGCGTCGATCATCTTGCGCTGGGTTTCGAGGTCGACGACGTTCTTGATATCGCCGCCAAGCGTGGCCATCGTGCCGGCGATGTCCTCGGACCGCTGTCGCTCGCGGCGCTCGGAAAGAACTGCCGAACCCGTGACCAGGATCAGCAACAGTGCCAGCGCCCCGGCCAGCCCCGCCGTCAGCTGGCGCTTCCTGCGCCTCTGGTGATCTCGGTTACGCAGGTCCTCGAGCCGTGTACCCAACAGGGCAGCAAGTAGTTTGAGCTTTGCGAGCCGTTTACCATCGGCCCAGGGGCGAACATCGACGGCCAGGGGTTCGGCTTCCGCGACACCTTCGAACAATGCGGGCGGGAAGCAGGCGTCATTGGCATCCAGCTCGGGCGTCCCATCGACGATGACGCAGAAAATCCGGTCGCCGCGGCCCAGTTCCCTGAATCGTCGCACCTCCTCGTTGACCCAGCGCGAAGCCGCTGCCGCAGGCGAACAGAGCACCACCAGGTTTTCCGACTGCACCAGTGCCGCCTCTATGGCCTCGCTCAGCGCGGGGCCCGCAACCAGCTCATCACGGTCCCGAAATACGGTTCCCAACTGCGAAGGAGCGGCGCCCCCACTCGCGGCCAACCGCCGTGGCATCCGGTAAGACTCGAGCGCGCGATGCAGCCAACGCGCCCACTTTTCATCGGCATGCGCGTAGCTGAGAAACGCCTTGTAACGCATCGTCGTCAACAGCGGTGTGGCGGGCCAACAGGCCCGCCACCTACGATGCAGTGATCAGTGGTTAATCCCGGTGCCATCGTTCTCCCAGGGCGGGTCCAGCCAGAGGCATTCTTCGGAGCCGTCGGTGGGGCACGCCTGGATGTTGTAGAAATAGTCCGCTTTCGTCCTGTTCAGGTCGACAACCTGGAACTCGTCCAGTGGGGAACCCAACTGGGCAAGATCGATCCAGCCGTTGGCATCGGGGGAAACCTCGAGATTGTTCCGGGCGGCCGTAAAGTCACTCATGCCGGCAGCTGACAGTTTGCAGGTTTCCGGCTTGGAGGAGCCATCGCAGATGGTCATCGCGGATAGCGTCCACTGGTTGGATTGCAGCAGGCGGAACGTCACCAGCCCGGTCTTGCCTTCGCCGACGCGTACA contains these protein-coding regions:
- a CDS encoding toll/interleukin-1 receptor domain-containing protein codes for the protein MRYKAFLSYAHADEKWARWLHRALESYRMPRRLAASGGAAPSQLGTVFRDRDELVAGPALSEAIEAALVQSENLVVLCSPAAAASRWVNEEVRRFRELGRGDRIFCVIVDGTPELDANDACFPPALFEGVAEAEPLAVDVRPWADGKRLAKLKLLAALLGTRLEDLRNRDHQRRRKRQLTAGLAGALALLLILVTGSAVLSERRERQRSEDIAGTMATLGGDIKNVVDLETQRKMIDAVLDAYEGLDPRKLTPESATQVALILRQMGSVNRQQGRPEEALSYFRQSRELLEQLDQWHPDTANIVFELSQAHFFEGLVPFIADDFAAARGPAEAYEQVARRLSALVPDDLEYRMEHVWALQNLAILEMSTDASKARSAAQLIEEAVSTADTVMVATDRNDIVGHYSTLMSWLAEARTLSCEYSLAREAHDEAVRNAARASGAEPANNFLKRQLAYRYFGASSLELMAGNIEGARSLVEQADSVMQAMLITDPTNKALVSNINRHRMRLADIDVWTGRAEEGLSSYLALIETSKLDTSAEGEGEDRVPIELRLRAGLISGGLGRNEEARLWLASTFSGFSELLGERELDAKEIREFITARWAWKVYVEEPLESAFPEIAALGIRPNPESGDCRDVDVATRLAVIQGRRSVAVRHAEYLAERGYRHPMYLDFCHMEGLCES